One genomic window of Cercospora beticola chromosome 5, complete sequence includes the following:
- a CDS encoding uncharacterized protein (BUSCO:EOG09262KVB~antiSMASH:Cluster_3), translated as MKLDTGALRYLSSEDWRVLAAFEQGSKNHEVVPTPLIQSISGLRGGSGIHKNISNLAKAGLIAKVKNARYDGYRLTYGGLDYLALNAHRRSNVIFSLGNQIGVGKESDIYITASPEGRQQVLKLHRLGRISFRTVKANRDYLRKTGNSGTGDWKYLSRLAAHKEYEFMRVLHREGFPVPEPLAWSRHTVVMEFIDSFPLRMVDEVGDPGKLYAELMDLIVRLAQRGLIHGDFNEFNILIKEKPKADGSVQVIPILIDFPQTVSTNHANAQYYFDRDVACVKRYFERRFKYTSDAKGPFLKDAVKDVDPEKRLDIEVEASGFSKKMMKESERFLDGTQAEAADEAQDENGDEDEASDSEAEDGEDADVAHDADEENPELESRLEGLALEDEAAMRSRNLADFGLQPIELSHEPDVVAEKVRTKKKATGWAI; from the exons ATGAAGCTCGATACTGGCGCACTACGATATTTGTCCAGCGAAGACTGGCGCGTGCTTGCTGCA TTTGAGCAAGGGAGCAAGAATCATGAAGTCGTTCCCACACCACTGATCCAGTCGATTTCTGGACTCAGAGGCGGTAGTGGTATACACAAGAACATTTCCAATCTCGCCAAAGCCGGTCTCATCGCCAAAGTGAAGAACGCAAGAT ATGATGGCTACCGACTCACTTATGGCGGCCTCGATTACCTCGCACTCAACGCGCATCGAAGATCAAATGTCATCTTTTCACTTGGCAATCAGATCGGTGTTGGCAAGGAGTCAGACATCTACATCACAGCATCACCGGAGGGCCGCCAGCAAGTCCTCAAGCTGCATCGACTAGGACGCATCTCGTTTCGAACAGTCAAAGCGAATCGTGACTATCTTCGCAAAACTGGCAACTCAGGCACGGGAGATTGGAAGTATCTCTCTCGCCTGGCGGCACACAAGGAGTATGAATTCATGAGAGTACTTCACCGGGAAGGCTTCCCGGTGCCAGAGCCGCTGGCATGGAGCCGCCACACTGTTGTCATGGAGTTCATCGACTCCTTCCCACTCCGCATGGTGGACGAAGTCGGCGATCCCGGCAAGCTGTACGCCGAGCTTATGGACTTGATCGTACGACTCGCGCAGCGAGGCCTGATTCACGGTGACTTCAACGAGTTCAACATCCTGATCAAGGAGAAGCCCAAAGCGGACGGATCAGTACAGGTAATCCCAATCTTGATTGACTTTCCACAAACAGTCAGCACAAATCACGCAAATGCGCAGTACTACTTCGATCGGGATGTGGCTTGCGTGAAGAGATATTTCGAGCGACGATTCAAGTACACAAGTGATGCGAAGGGACCCTTCCTGAAGGACGCGGTGAAGGACGTCGATCCAGAGAAGAGGCTAGATATTGAGGTGGAAGCTAGTGGGTTCtccaagaagatgatgaaggagagTGAGAGGTTTCTCGATGGCACGCAGGCTGAAGCAGCTGACGAGGCCCAAGATGAAAAtggagatgaggatgaagcgaGCGACAGTGAGGCTGAAGACggcgaagatgcagatgTCGCACACGATGCAGATGAAGAAAATCCTGAGCTGGAGTCAAGGTTGGAGGGACTGGCACTCGAGGACGAGGCTGCTATGCGATCTCGTAATCTGGCAGACTTTGGTCTACAGCCCATAGAGCTCTCTCACGAGCCCGATGTGGTAGCGGAGAAAGTGCgcacgaagaagaaagctACAGGATGGGCGATATGA
- a CDS encoding uncharacterized protein (antiSMASH:Cluster_3) yields the protein MDNTVNAVSTTLHHVLFFLYRNKPQDDSSSPTDSTPSNAGHEMSNGTSVSNGPGSTPTTRASTPASGASDRATSKGNASPLKADAPDFVPRTVAQPLFELRASAGKGLGVFACQYIPRGTRIICEKPLLEIAQGNLDLAYHEYLRLSPTKKAAFDALHSFLPPHLDAEHAARVCALHRQIREADLEQYLSEHVRVISIFACNTFILANGNLGVFEVSSRLNHSCVPNVHHTNNPVLGKQTVQAVRDIKPGEELQVNYLGAGAGYEMQHLRLPKLYDLYGFHCTCVACSDPTGMSDQRRELLNGIFWGLNEYMHGTAPDGRFVPASPAMALVQAEDGIRFMIEEQLLCTQLMKAYRFASTTALAVGNYESALEYAFNEGEVEYNVLGVEVDDLWSINMAAKQWIEKVYTTARGAGHCFEAAFLQTLSGYAQRAVRSLERNLSGHRGLNKKKSKKNFKHAQKKSVPHAGEQGPTLTEKGTNYAQKKSNTHAQKKQNGSPRKQATQDENVAPKGAASEGFKD from the coding sequence ATGGATAACACGGTCAATGCGGTCAGCACGACGCTGCATcacgtcctcttcttcctctacaGAAACAAGCCGCAAGACGACAGCAGCTCACCCACCGACTCGACCCCATCAAACGCCGGCCACGAAATGTCGAACGGAACCTCTGTCAGCAATGGTCCAGGCTCCACCCCAACTACTCGTGCTTCAACGCCGGCGAGTGGCGCTTCTGATCGAGCCACCTCGAAGGGCAACGCCTCGCCACTGAAAGCAGATGCGCCGGATTTCGTGCCTCGCACTGTTGCCCAACCACTGTTCGAGTTACGAGCCAGTGCAGGCAAAGGTCTCGGCGTCTTCGCATGTCAGTACATCCCTCGCGGCACTCGAATCATCTGCGAGAAGCCTCTCCTTGAGATCGCTCAGGGCAATCTCGACCTCGCCTACCACGAGTACCTTCGCCTCTCGCCCACCAAGAAGGCCGCGTTCGATGCGCTGCACAGCTTTTTGCCGCCTCATCTCGATGCCGAGCACGCAGCCAGAGTCTGCGCGCTCCATCGCCAGATTCGCGAGGCAGACTTGGAGCAGTACCTGTCCGAGCACGTCCGTGTGATCTCCATCTTCGCTTGCAACACCTTCATACTCGCCAATGGCAACCTGGGAGTCTTCGAAGTTTCATCGCGCTTGAATCACTCGTGCGTTCCCAACGTACACCATACCAACAACCCAGTTCTTGGTAAGCAGACCGTACAAGCTGTGCGCGACATCAAGCCTGGTGAAGAACTTCAGGTGAATTACCTGGGCGCAGGAGCTGGGTATGAGATGCAGCATCTCCGTCTACCGAAACTCTACGATCTATACGGATTCCACTGCACTTGCGTTGCTTGCTCTGACCCCACTGGCATGTCTGATCAGAGACGCGAGCTCCTCAACGGTATCTTCTGGGGCTTGAATGAGTACATGCATGGTACGGCTCCTGACGGACGCTTCGTCCCCGCCTCGCCAGCCATGGCCCTGGTCCAGGCTGAGGACGGGATTCGCTTCATGATTGAGGAGCAGCTTCTATGCACTCAACTCATGAAGGCTTACCGCTTCGCTTCGACTACTGCACTCGCGGTTGGCAATTACGAGAGCGCACTCGAGTATGCCTTCAACGAGGGAGAAGTGGAGTACAACGTGTTGGGCGTTGAAGTAGATGACCTTTGGAGCATCAACATGGCCGCCAAGCAGTGGATCGAGAAGGTCTACACGACCGCGAGGGGCGCTGGCCATTGCTTCGAGGCGGCCTTCTTGCAAACTTTGTCGGGGTATGCTCAGAGAGCCGTTCGGTCTCTGGAGCGCAATTTGAGCGGACATCGTGGcctcaacaagaagaagagcaagaagaacttcAAGCATGCACAGAAGAAGAGTGTCCCTCATGCCGGAGAGCAGGGCCCTACCCTCACCGAGAAGGGCACCAACTAtgcacagaagaagagcaacacTCAtgcacagaagaagcagaacggCTCCCCACGCAAGCAGGCTACTCAGGATGAGAATGTCGCGCCAAAAGGAGCTGCCAGCGAGGGCTTCAAGGACTAA